From the Marinomonas sp. THO17 genome, one window contains:
- a CDS encoding TM2 domain-containing protein — translation MKGKILLFDDSSRTGIISGDDGKRYEFDIEQWRIKSFPSVDMRVDFIINESFATTINPNTNPSKKSSSKKMGAILFAFLLGAFGAHKFYLGYKMQGVIMLLTSIIGYVFIGIPTLIMMVIAFIECVIYIFKSNESFEETYILNNRGWF, via the coding sequence ATGAAAGGAAAAATATTATTATTTGATGATTCAAGTCGTACAGGTATTATTTCCGGAGATGACGGTAAACGCTATGAATTCGATATAGAACAATGGAGAATAAAATCATTTCCTAGCGTGGATATGAGGGTTGATTTTATAATTAATGAGAGTTTTGCAACAACCATTAATCCAAATACTAATCCATCTAAAAAAAGCTCTTCTAAAAAAATGGGCGCAATACTTTTTGCATTTCTTTTAGGTGCATTTGGTGCTCATAAATTTTATCTTGGCTATAAAATGCAAGGCGTTATAATGTTATTAACGTCAATTATTGGTTATGTTTTTATTGGAATTCCAACACTGATAATGATGGTTATTGCATTTATTGAATGTGTGATATACATATTTAAATCTAATGAAAGCTTTGAGGAAACTTATATATTAAATAATAGAGGATGGTTTTAA
- a CDS encoding transposase, with amino-acid sequence MTTKRKPYNAYTKEFKLEAIRLMETSDKPAADVARELGLRRNQLYKWKE; translated from the coding sequence ATGACAACAAAACGTAAACCTTATAATGCCTATACCAAAGAGTTTAAGTTGGAAGCGATTCGCTTAATGGAAACATCTGATAAACCAGCTGCGGATGTCGCTAGAGAACTTGGGCTAAGGCGAAACCAACTTTATAAGTGGAAAGAGTAA
- a CDS encoding response regulator: MQIEKRFKNTSSLLVWIMTGVILLATVVSAFIMMSTMSKLRVQQQSLTEQQNIILRSTAHLGDIVPDKYNDIQQHLVDKDYAHELDNQAWLKEYQITVDNLLANATQYEDILALGQQLQQQGMNTESLLQKIENWHQRQGNFVSQSQFQSLVEKAQLKIDALRSLANALNNQYRQTAASELYTSSDTATNPQDGLLQYYKSLRNSPLDTALVIALESIAMLDSSVFALLYSEQKMAIDEISDNLVTPSILMLQDAITTIQTEYPAYADSLVRQLEELKTLLYGNAYQYSQDDMSFVFTPQSLMGELYQQMSFTQETQLLGEALDNTLLPIENYLDQITKQVQQASHRFKQQADQEWQAATKQIGVICLVALLIIFVLAWLITRNLWKQSKQAVESEDRFRSMFDMTPDPAWIMINERIVESNQAAASKFKALHTSLNGQSIASLSPSIQANGKATLDEHYALLDAVKETGRGKTEWLFKGEQHKPVYADMALVTVTYQNQEAILCIWRDITKRQPTQAPSPSYPIPLEQAVKASGSEQQQSKEATESAYQTSEQSNSKRVLLVNNNNATRDMLIADVNTLGLGCDAVKNVHQAIDKIRKAEQQGQTYQLILIDWQLSATDGVEASRQILSSIAEAPPVIIMAPTHRMNSVKANAAEKDLNITGFLTKPVTLPSLFDAIALSHRDTNGNPVTISDEEYLATDYPYLYGAKVLLVEDNDINRELAAELLRKHQVDLSLATNGAEALEKIAEQAFDLVLMDCQMPIMDGYQATQIIRQDNQFDQLPIIALTGNAFNKDMDKVHKAGMNDHITKPIDIHSMFNTMSKWLSSDTSMSHTLSLPTRNAALISEFNAYPLPDMPQLDTYIGLKHALSHHLYIRMLQRFTEKQQDFIGLFEQAVAKGAMEDARRHCHTLKSIAATLGMHYLSELAKQLEENCTQQEAKIALQSELDTILSGLLIWQRGIFGPTESTDPQIHKDKPSAN, translated from the coding sequence ATGCAAATAGAGAAGCGCTTTAAAAATACGAGTTCACTGTTAGTCTGGATAATGACTGGTGTTATTCTGTTGGCCACTGTGGTTAGTGCATTCATTATGATGAGCACCATGTCTAAGTTGCGAGTTCAGCAACAAAGCCTAACGGAACAGCAAAACATCATATTGCGTTCCACTGCACATCTAGGAGACATAGTCCCTGACAAATATAATGACATTCAGCAGCACCTTGTTGATAAAGACTACGCACACGAGCTGGACAACCAAGCTTGGTTAAAAGAATACCAGATCACTGTCGATAATCTGTTGGCAAACGCGACTCAATATGAAGACATTCTTGCACTTGGACAACAACTTCAACAGCAAGGGATGAACACGGAAAGCTTGCTTCAGAAGATTGAAAATTGGCACCAAAGACAGGGGAATTTTGTTTCTCAAAGTCAGTTCCAAAGCTTAGTTGAAAAAGCTCAACTCAAAATAGACGCCTTGCGCAGCTTAGCAAATGCTCTCAATAATCAATATCGCCAAACAGCAGCCAGCGAACTTTATACATCGAGCGATACTGCTACGAATCCACAGGATGGCTTACTTCAATATTATAAAAGTTTACGCAACAGCCCACTAGATACGGCCTTGGTCATAGCGTTAGAAAGCATTGCTATGCTGGATTCCAGTGTATTTGCCTTGCTGTATAGTGAGCAAAAAATGGCAATAGACGAAATCAGTGATAATCTGGTTACACCATCCATATTGATGCTTCAAGACGCCATTACCACCATTCAAACCGAGTACCCAGCGTATGCTGACAGCCTTGTTCGTCAGTTAGAGGAATTAAAGACTCTACTCTATGGCAATGCGTATCAGTATTCTCAGGACGACATGAGTTTTGTCTTTACGCCACAAAGTTTGATGGGCGAGTTGTATCAACAAATGTCATTTACACAAGAAACCCAATTATTGGGTGAGGCCTTAGACAATACCCTTTTGCCGATTGAAAACTATCTTGATCAAATAACTAAGCAAGTACAACAAGCCTCGCATCGTTTCAAACAGCAAGCAGATCAAGAGTGGCAAGCTGCGACCAAGCAAATTGGCGTTATTTGTCTGGTGGCTTTATTGATCATCTTCGTTCTTGCTTGGCTCATTACTCGTAACCTTTGGAAACAAAGCAAACAGGCCGTAGAAAGCGAGGACAGATTCCGCTCTATGTTTGACATGACGCCAGACCCTGCTTGGATCATGATCAATGAACGTATTGTGGAAAGTAACCAAGCGGCTGCAAGCAAGTTCAAAGCCCTACACACTAGTTTAAATGGTCAATCCATTGCCAGCTTATCGCCTTCCATTCAAGCTAATGGCAAAGCTACCTTGGATGAACACTACGCCTTGTTGGATGCCGTCAAAGAAACTGGTAGAGGTAAAACTGAGTGGCTTTTCAAAGGCGAACAACACAAGCCAGTTTATGCTGATATGGCATTGGTTACCGTGACCTATCAGAATCAAGAAGCCATTCTGTGCATCTGGCGTGACATTACCAAGCGTCAACCAACACAAGCGCCTTCGCCTTCTTATCCAATCCCATTAGAGCAAGCAGTCAAAGCTTCAGGGTCAGAACAACAGCAAAGCAAAGAAGCCACTGAAAGTGCTTATCAGACCTCAGAACAAAGTAATAGCAAGCGTGTGTTGCTAGTTAATAACAATAACGCCACACGAGACATGCTGATTGCCGATGTGAATACCCTTGGTTTGGGCTGCGATGCTGTTAAAAATGTCCATCAAGCCATTGATAAAATACGCAAAGCAGAGCAACAAGGTCAGACTTATCAACTGATTCTTATTGACTGGCAGCTGTCTGCAACTGATGGTGTAGAAGCCAGCCGTCAAATTTTATCAAGCATAGCCGAAGCGCCACCTGTGATCATCATGGCACCAACTCACAGAATGAATAGTGTTAAAGCTAATGCGGCGGAGAAAGATCTAAATATTACAGGCTTTCTAACCAAACCTGTGACCTTACCCAGTTTATTTGATGCCATTGCTTTGTCTCACCGAGACACCAACGGCAATCCTGTCACCATTAGTGATGAGGAATATTTGGCAACCGATTACCCCTATCTGTACGGTGCAAAAGTCCTATTGGTTGAGGACAACGATATCAATCGCGAATTGGCAGCGGAACTGCTGAGAAAACATCAAGTCGATCTGAGTCTAGCCACCAATGGCGCAGAAGCGCTAGAGAAGATAGCAGAACAAGCCTTCGATTTGGTGCTGATGGACTGTCAAATGCCGATCATGGATGGCTATCAAGCCACACAAATCATTCGCCAAGACAATCAGTTCGATCAGCTACCCATCATTGCGTTAACTGGCAATGCGTTTAATAAGGATATGGATAAGGTGCATAAAGCAGGTATGAATGATCACATTACTAAGCCAATCGACATTCATTCTATGTTCAACACCATGTCAAAATGGCTATCCTCGGATACATCCATGTCTCATACTTTGTCTTTACCGACAAGAAATGCTGCATTAATCAGTGAATTCAACGCTTATCCTTTACCGGACATGCCTCAACTGGATACTTATATCGGCTTAAAGCACGCATTGAGTCACCATTTATATATCCGCATGTTGCAGCGTTTTACAGAGAAACAACAAGACTTTATAGGACTCTTTGAACAAGCCGTTGCTAAAGGGGCCATGGAAGACGCTCGACGTCATTGCCACACTCTGAAGTCCATCGCGGCAACATTGGGTATGCATTATTTAAGCGAATTGGCCAAACAACTGGAAGAAAATTGCACTCAGCAGGAAGCTAAAATCGCCTTACAAAGCGAACTGGATACCATACTAAGTGGCTTACTGATTTGGCAAAGAGGCATTTTTGGTCCTACAGAAAGTACCGATCCACAAATTCATAAGGATAAACCTTCTGCAAATTAA
- the ahpC gene encoding alkyl hydroperoxide reductase subunit C produces MINTQIKPFTATAFKEGEFVEVTEKNVLGKWAVFFFYPADFTFVCPTELGDVADKYEELQKLGVEVFSVSTDTHFTHKAWHDSSDTIGKINYYMLGDQNGSITNNFGVMREGQGLADRATFLIDPEGTIQAMEITAEGIGRDADDLMRKVKAAQYVAAHPGEVCPAKWKEGEATLAPSLDLVGKI; encoded by the coding sequence ATGATCAACACTCAAATCAAACCTTTCACTGCAACGGCTTTCAAAGAAGGCGAGTTCGTAGAAGTAACTGAAAAGAATGTACTAGGTAAATGGGCAGTATTTTTCTTCTACCCAGCTGACTTCACATTTGTATGCCCAACTGAGCTTGGTGATGTGGCTGACAAATACGAAGAGCTACAAAAGCTAGGCGTAGAAGTATTCTCTGTTTCTACAGACACACACTTCACTCACAAAGCATGGCACGACAGCTCTGACACTATCGGTAAAATCAACTACTACATGCTAGGCGACCAAAATGGCAGCATCACTAATAACTTCGGTGTAATGCGTGAAGGCCAAGGTCTTGCTGACCGTGCGACTTTCTTGATCGATCCAGAAGGTACTATCCAAGCAATGGAAATCACTGCAGAAGGCATCGGCCGTGACGCAGACGATCTAATGCGTAAAGTTAAAGCCGCTCAGTACGTTGCTGCTCACCCAGGTGAAGTATGCCCAGCTAAGTGGAAAGAAGGTGAAGCGACATTGGCGCCATCTCTAGACCTAGTCGGTAAAATCTAA